In Microbacterium sp. SLBN-146, one genomic interval encodes:
- a CDS encoding sugar phosphate isomerase/epimerase has translation MSHHHDHAHPTVSAKPMSRRSLLKALAASSVAVGAGAVMAPTAASAINGSAAAAVPTVSGGARLVPINRIGIQLFSVRDKVSSLGFRAVFEELSRIGYSEIEFAGYTQGQVGAITPTEIRQLLDDNGLRAAGSHVNLNLNNIDAQLETAQILGLPNLGQGGAVASGRTSAAWLTAANNWNIMGEKAKAAGIKLYMHNHAGEFNFTTDTNQRIYDLMWENVQRDLAYFQMDVYWAHVGAYLYPGFKPIDYIKRDPRRFPFLHLKDGKLNPASSNGYDIIEFGEGNINYAEFLGALRDKGQRYTSWEQDNASSTAVAPNPVNSFGNAERSYQKIAALRG, from the coding sequence ATGAGTCACCACCACGATCACGCGCACCCGACGGTGTCGGCCAAGCCGATGTCGCGCCGGTCGCTGCTCAAGGCGCTCGCGGCGTCATCCGTCGCCGTCGGCGCCGGGGCTGTCATGGCCCCGACCGCAGCATCGGCGATCAACGGCTCGGCCGCCGCGGCCGTTCCCACCGTCAGCGGGGGAGCGCGCCTCGTGCCGATCAACCGCATCGGCATCCAGCTGTTCAGCGTTCGCGACAAGGTCAGCTCGCTGGGCTTCCGTGCCGTGTTCGAAGAGCTCTCGCGCATCGGCTACTCCGAGATCGAGTTCGCCGGATACACGCAGGGTCAGGTCGGTGCCATCACGCCGACCGAGATCCGGCAGCTGCTCGACGACAACGGGCTGCGCGCCGCCGGCTCGCACGTCAACCTGAACCTCAACAACATCGACGCACAGCTGGAGACGGCGCAGATCCTCGGACTGCCGAACCTCGGCCAGGGTGGCGCCGTCGCGTCGGGCCGGACGTCGGCTGCGTGGCTCACTGCCGCCAACAACTGGAACATCATGGGCGAGAAGGCGAAGGCTGCGGGCATCAAGCTCTACATGCACAACCACGCCGGCGAGTTCAACTTCACGACCGACACCAACCAGCGCATCTACGACCTGATGTGGGAGAACGTGCAGCGCGACCTGGCGTACTTCCAGATGGACGTGTACTGGGCGCACGTCGGCGCCTACCTGTACCCCGGGTTCAAGCCGATCGACTACATCAAGCGCGACCCCCGCCGCTTCCCGTTCCTGCACCTCAAGGACGGAAAGCTCAACCCGGCGAGCTCCAACGGCTACGACATCATCGAGTTCGGCGAGGGCAACATCAACTACGCCGAGTTCCTGGGAGCGCTCCGCGACAAGGGCCAGCGCTACACGTCGTGGGAGCAGGACAACGCCAGCTCGACGGCCGTCGCACCGAACCCCGTCAACTCGTTCGGCAACGCCGAGCGTAGCTATCAGAAGATCGCCGCTCTCCGCGGCTGA
- a CDS encoding PQQ-dependent sugar dehydrogenase, whose translation MNDTSRRLALPQRALAYATAAVLAVAGLTFAPSVSQTPSASANEAEPALAWGNYEKSLLTKDIGEPIGFTIFPDGKLLHTARNGDVRLTDPATGVTKIVNQLPVYLNSEDGLQGIAVDPDFEDNGWVYLVYAPLDADGDGQPDTPTGSAPNSLPAGADESYWDQWKGVNRLARFTWDGSKLDMASEKTILEVEVQRGQCCHVGADIDFDADGNLYLTTGDNTPASTPGAGGFAPNNDAPGMNPGFDARRGAGNTNDLRGKILRITPQADGSYTIPEGNLFAPGTEGTRPEIFIMGVRNPFRFDVDAETNTISWGDYGPDASKAAAASGVRGPMGLVEWNIASLDDPHNSGWPYVHGPNAAYNDWDFATATAGAFFDPQNLVNDSRWNTGLTNLPPAREATLYYGDNPGDQPWDELVNFGSGSGQGPMGGPIYHFDETNPSTAKFPAYWDGKAFFGEFSQDYIAAFTFNEELEVTNIEDFLPNVALTAAAQPIHDNPIDMEFGPDGSLYVLEYGDGFFRQNPDSGFYRISYAEGNKSPQARVTATPISSSTAPLTVSFDATASTDPDGDALTYEWDFTGDGTFDATGATTSYTYTELGAYTARLRVSDGKGKFALTSRVISVGNQAPTVNVGFPGNGSFFDWGQAIPFSITTADAEDGNATVCSRVAWTYGLGHDEHAHPEVAGTGCTGAWRTDPNSPQHGPGALLYGTVVVTYTDAGANGIPAAQGEAALRLNPKTQEAEHAIQRSGVVIYGDESASGGNAIRGLGNGDFLRYDPVNFAGIDGAVVRANGGGTVQLRWNSATAEPFATATIPGGSGWKDVTVPFTNKPTGTGQLFITSADELAVDSIRMTGAGVGDVTAPTVAHTLAPATPTGVGGVFNEPVRFSVQATDNGALASVQYQRDGGNWTNLAANQQYGVTFNQNGVYNLSYRATDTGGNVSEVKTVSFTIDLDAPNEPTVDSQTFVTLASPRVTYGATGSVGVRVLGEGGTPTGDVVLTVGETVIGNGTLGADGTVQIDLPDDLPVGTHTIRATYGADEVFKTSAGIARLTISQAKSSSEVSVAPNPVKPAVAAKATITVESSTGIAPTGSVTVTVKRGSSTVATVQGTLDEAGNAVVTLPKLGTVGTYQVQAAYNGSSGVAKSTATTSLAVKQ comes from the coding sequence ATGAATGATACTTCCCGCAGGCTCGCGCTCCCTCAGAGAGCACTTGCCTACGCGACCGCCGCGGTACTCGCCGTGGCGGGCTTGACGTTCGCGCCCTCGGTGTCCCAGACACCCAGCGCGAGCGCCAACGAAGCCGAACCCGCCCTCGCGTGGGGCAACTATGAAAAGTCCCTGCTGACCAAGGACATCGGGGAGCCGATCGGCTTCACGATCTTCCCCGACGGAAAGCTGCTCCACACCGCTCGCAACGGTGACGTGCGCCTGACAGATCCCGCGACGGGCGTCACGAAGATCGTCAACCAGCTGCCCGTGTACCTGAACTCCGAAGACGGACTCCAGGGCATCGCGGTCGACCCCGACTTCGAGGACAACGGCTGGGTCTACCTCGTGTACGCGCCGCTCGATGCCGACGGCGACGGACAGCCCGACACCCCGACCGGCTCTGCTCCCAACTCGCTCCCCGCGGGCGCGGACGAGAGCTACTGGGACCAGTGGAAGGGTGTCAACCGCCTCGCCCGCTTCACGTGGGACGGCAGCAAGCTCGACATGGCCTCGGAGAAGACGATCCTCGAGGTCGAGGTGCAGCGCGGACAGTGCTGCCACGTCGGAGCTGACATCGACTTCGATGCCGACGGCAACCTCTACCTGACGACGGGCGACAACACGCCCGCCTCGACGCCCGGTGCGGGCGGCTTCGCCCCCAACAACGACGCGCCCGGCATGAACCCCGGCTTCGACGCTCGTCGTGGTGCGGGCAACACGAACGACCTCCGCGGCAAGATCCTGCGCATCACCCCCCAGGCAGATGGCTCGTACACGATCCCCGAGGGGAACCTGTTCGCTCCGGGAACCGAGGGAACGCGTCCCGAGATCTTCATCATGGGCGTGCGCAACCCGTTCCGCTTCGATGTCGACGCCGAGACCAACACGATCTCGTGGGGCGACTACGGACCGGACGCGTCGAAGGCCGCCGCGGCCAGCGGCGTGCGTGGCCCGATGGGTCTCGTGGAGTGGAACATCGCGAGCCTCGACGACCCGCACAACTCGGGATGGCCCTACGTGCACGGCCCGAACGCCGCGTACAACGACTGGGACTTCGCGACGGCGACGGCGGGCGCGTTCTTCGACCCGCAGAACCTCGTCAACGACTCGCGGTGGAACACGGGTCTGACGAACCTCCCGCCGGCACGTGAGGCGACGCTGTACTACGGCGACAACCCCGGCGACCAGCCGTGGGACGAGCTCGTCAACTTCGGTTCCGGCTCCGGCCAGGGCCCGATGGGTGGACCCATCTACCACTTCGACGAGACCAACCCGTCGACGGCGAAGTTCCCGGCGTACTGGGACGGCAAGGCGTTCTTCGGCGAGTTCTCGCAAGACTACATCGCGGCGTTCACGTTCAACGAGGAGCTCGAGGTCACCAACATCGAGGACTTCCTGCCCAACGTCGCTCTGACGGCGGCGGCGCAGCCGATCCACGACAACCCGATCGACATGGAGTTCGGACCCGACGGTTCGCTCTACGTGCTCGAGTACGGTGACGGCTTCTTCCGTCAGAACCCCGACTCGGGCTTCTACCGGATCTCGTACGCCGAGGGCAACAAGTCGCCGCAGGCTCGCGTCACCGCGACGCCCATCTCGTCGTCGACGGCTCCGCTCACGGTCTCGTTCGACGCGACGGCCTCCACCGACCCCGACGGCGACGCACTCACCTACGAGTGGGACTTCACGGGTGACGGAACGTTCGATGCGACGGGTGCGACGACCTCGTACACGTACACGGAGCTCGGCGCCTACACGGCTCGCCTCCGCGTGTCCGACGGCAAGGGCAAGTTCGCCCTGACGTCGCGCGTCATCTCGGTCGGAAACCAGGCGCCGACGGTCAATGTCGGGTTCCCCGGCAACGGCTCGTTCTTCGACTGGGGTCAGGCGATCCCGTTCAGCATCACGACAGCGGATGCGGAAGACGGAAACGCGACCGTGTGCTCGCGCGTGGCATGGACCTACGGTCTCGGTCACGATGAGCACGCTCACCCCGAGGTGGCAGGCACGGGCTGCACGGGCGCATGGCGCACCGACCCCAACTCGCCTCAGCACGGCCCGGGCGCGCTCCTCTACGGCACCGTCGTGGTGACATACACGGATGCTGGTGCCAACGGCATCCCGGCGGCACAGGGTGAAGCGGCTCTCCGCCTCAACCCGAAGACGCAGGAGGCCGAGCACGCGATCCAGCGCAGCGGCGTCGTCATCTACGGTGACGAGTCGGCATCCGGCGGCAACGCCATCCGTGGCCTCGGCAACGGTGACTTCCTCCGCTACGACCCCGTGAACTTCGCGGGGATCGACGGAGCGGTCGTCCGCGCCAACGGTGGCGGGACCGTGCAGCTGCGCTGGAACTCGGCGACCGCCGAGCCCTTCGCAACGGCGACGATCCCCGGTGGCTCCGGATGGAAGGACGTCACGGTTCCGTTCACGAACAAGCCGACCGGCACCGGTCAGCTGTTCATCACGTCTGCAGACGAGCTCGCGGTCGACTCCATCCGGATGACCGGTGCGGGTGTCGGCGACGTGACGGCTCCGACGGTCGCGCACACGCTCGCTCCGGCTACCCCCACGGGCGTCGGCGGCGTGTTCAACGAGCCGGTCCGCTTCTCGGTGCAGGCCACCGACAACGGAGCGCTCGCGAGCGTGCAGTACCAGCGCGACGGCGGCAACTGGACGAACCTCGCAGCCAACCAGCAGTACGGCGTGACGTTCAACCAGAACGGCGTGTACAACCTCTCCTACCGGGCGACCGACACGGGCGGCAACGTCTCCGAGGTCAAGACGGTGTCGTTCACGATCGACCTGGACGCTCCCAACGAGCCGACAGTCGACTCGCAGACGTTCGTGACGCTCGCTTCGCCGCGCGTGACGTACGGCGCGACGGGATCGGTGGGCGTCCGCGTCCTGGGCGAAGGCGGAACCCCCACGGGTGACGTCGTCCTCACGGTCGGCGAGACCGTCATCGGCAACGGCACCCTCGGTGCCGACGGCACGGTCCAGATCGACCTGCCGGACGATCTGCCGGTCGGAACGCACACCATCCGCGCCACCTACGGTGCCGATGAGGTCTTCAAGACGTCGGCGGGCATCGCTCGCCTGACGATCTCGCAGGCCAAGTCGTCGTCCGAGGTGTCGGTCGCGCCCAACCCGGTCAAGCCGGCGGTTGCCGCGAAGGCGACGATCACGGTCGAGTCCTCGACCGGTATCGCGCCGACGGGCTCCGTCACGGTGACGGTCAAGCGCGGTTCGTCCACGGTGGCAACGGTTCAGGGCACGCTCGACGAGGCCGGAAACGCCGTCGTCACTCTGCCGAAGCTCGGCACGGTCGGCACCTACCAGGTGCAGGCCGCCTACAACGGGTCGAGCGGAGTGGCCAAGAGCACGGCCACGACGAGCCTCGCCGTCAAGCAGTAG
- a CDS encoding sugar phosphate isomerase/epimerase: protein MSHHHDHGHPTVSAKPMSRRSLLKALAASSVAIGAGAALTAPVAASAAGTAQAALPTVSSGRRLVPINRIGIQLYTIRDKVSSLGFRAVFEELASIGYSEIEFAGYTQNQVGPITPAEIRQLLDDNGLRAVGAHNNLNPNNIDAQIETANILGMPHLGQGGPLAGGYGGPIPRSQWMTAIETWNQMGEKTKAAGLKLYTHTHSQEWGFTTDTNERVYDLYLENLDADKVFFEMDVYWAFVGQYRFPGFEPVDYVKRYPRRFPLLHLKDGKLNPANSNGYDIIEFGAGDINYTEFLSQLGDRGQRFGMYEQDNAATAAVPPNPLNSLGNADRSYQKIAALRG, encoded by the coding sequence ATGAGTCACCACCACGATCATGGGCACCCCACGGTGTCGGCCAAGCCGATGTCGCGCCGGTCGCTTCTCAAGGCGCTCGCGGCGTCATCGGTCGCGATCGGAGCGGGGGCGGCTCTGACAGCACCCGTTGCGGCCTCGGCCGCCGGCACCGCCCAGGCGGCATTGCCGACCGTGAGCTCGGGCCGCCGGCTCGTTCCCATCAACCGCATCGGCATCCAGCTCTACACGATCCGCGACAAGGTCAGCTCGCTGGGCTTCCGCGCCGTGTTCGAAGAGCTCGCGAGCATCGGCTACTCCGAGATCGAATTCGCCGGCTACACGCAGAACCAGGTCGGCCCGATCACGCCCGCCGAGATCCGCCAGCTGCTCGACGACAACGGCCTGCGGGCGGTCGGCGCGCACAACAACCTGAACCCGAACAACATCGACGCGCAGATCGAGACCGCGAACATCCTCGGGATGCCTCACCTCGGCCAGGGTGGCCCCCTTGCCGGCGGATACGGCGGACCGATTCCCCGTTCGCAGTGGATGACGGCGATCGAGACGTGGAACCAGATGGGTGAGAAGACGAAGGCTGCAGGGCTCAAGCTCTACACCCACACGCACTCCCAGGAGTGGGGTTTCACGACGGACACGAACGAGCGCGTCTACGACCTGTACCTCGAGAACCTCGACGCCGACAAGGTGTTCTTCGAGATGGACGTCTACTGGGCGTTCGTCGGACAGTACCGCTTCCCGGGGTTCGAGCCCGTCGACTACGTCAAGCGGTACCCGCGACGCTTCCCCCTCCTGCACCTCAAGGACGGAAAGCTCAACCCGGCGAACTCCAACGGCTACGACATCATCGAGTTCGGCGCCGGCGACATCAATTACACCGAGTTCCTCTCCCAGCTGGGCGACCGTGGTCAGAGGTTCGGTATGTACGAGCAGGACAACGCTGCCACGGCGGCGGTGCCGCCGAACCCGCTCAACTCTCTGGGCAACGCGGACCGTAGCTATCAGAAGATCGCCGCTCTCCGCGGCTGA